A genomic window from Klebsiella quasipneumoniae subsp. quasipneumoniae includes:
- a CDS encoding DMT family transporter, producing MQLTRGVWQMSLAMIISGSIGAFVLLSGLPVIDVVFWRCLIGALTLLLFIVLSRQPFSRLTRFTLALAVLGGIALVINWLLLFAAYSRISIGMATVVYNTQPFMLVLMGMVLGERVSAVKWGWLLLAFGGVVILLSSELAPAHGDSLATGVLLALGAAFFYALTAIIARKLHPLPAQHIAFIQVLVGVVMLLPLVQMPEFSASFPWRYLLILGVVHTGIMYQLLYSAIQKLPTPITGSLSFIYPLVAMGVDYLVFHHALTPVQWCGGMLILFAAAGNNLGWGEKKPRQSGVSQQSRAS from the coding sequence ATGCAACTTACCCGCGGCGTCTGGCAAATGAGCCTGGCGATGATAATTTCTGGCTCGATCGGCGCGTTCGTGCTGCTCTCTGGTTTGCCGGTAATTGATGTGGTGTTCTGGCGCTGCCTGATTGGCGCGCTCACCCTGCTGCTGTTTATCGTTCTCAGCCGCCAACCCTTCAGTCGTCTCACGCGCTTCACCCTCGCCCTCGCGGTGCTTGGCGGCATTGCGCTGGTCATCAACTGGCTGCTGCTTTTTGCCGCCTACTCGCGTATTTCAATTGGCATGGCCACGGTGGTCTACAACACCCAGCCGTTTATGCTGGTACTGATGGGCATGGTGCTGGGGGAGCGAGTCAGCGCCGTAAAATGGGGATGGTTACTGCTGGCCTTCGGCGGCGTGGTGATCCTGCTGTCAAGCGAGCTTGCCCCGGCGCACGGCGATAGTCTCGCGACCGGCGTTTTGCTGGCATTAGGCGCAGCATTTTTCTATGCTCTGACCGCCATTATCGCCCGCAAACTGCATCCGCTCCCTGCTCAGCATATCGCCTTTATTCAGGTGCTGGTCGGCGTCGTGATGCTGCTGCCGCTGGTGCAAATGCCCGAGTTTTCTGCCAGCTTTCCCTGGCGCTATCTGCTGATCCTCGGCGTCGTCCATACCGGGATCATGTATCAGCTTTTATATAGCGCGATACAGAAGCTGCCAACGCCCATTACCGGTTCACTCTCCTTTATTTATCCACTGGTGGCGATGGGGGTCGACTATCTGGTCTTCCACCATGCGTTAACCCCTGTGCAGTGGTGCGGCGGGATGCTGATTCTGTTTGCCGCCGCGGGGAATAACCTCGGCTGGGGCGAAAAAAAACCCCGCCAGAGCGGGGTCAGTCAGCAGTCGCGGGCCAGTTAG
- a CDS encoding Lrp/AsnC family transcriptional regulator — protein sequence MNDLLDEIDRAILACLTQDARVSLKVLSARVGLTSPSTAERVKRLEERGVIQGYGARVNLAALGYSLQALVRVRPLPGLLQKVDKYIQAMPECIESDKVTGEDCFVMRLVVRDIAQLDTLLDGLAEFAQCNTSVVKSSPVKRRLPPL from the coding sequence ATGAATGACTTACTTGATGAAATTGACCGGGCGATCCTCGCTTGCCTGACTCAGGACGCCAGAGTCTCGTTGAAGGTATTGAGCGCGCGGGTGGGGCTGACCTCGCCGAGCACCGCCGAGCGGGTGAAGCGCCTGGAGGAGCGGGGGGTGATCCAGGGCTATGGGGCGCGGGTGAATCTCGCCGCGCTGGGCTACAGCCTGCAGGCGCTGGTGCGGGTCCGGCCGCTGCCTGGTCTGCTGCAGAAGGTAGATAAATATATCCAGGCGATGCCGGAGTGCATCGAAAGTGACAAAGTGACCGGAGAGGATTGTTTCGTGATGCGACTGGTGGTGCGTGATATTGCCCAACTGGATACGCTGCTTGACGGCCTGGCTGAATTTGCTCAGTGCAATACCTCGGTGGTGAAAAGTTCGCCGGTGAAGAGACGACTGCCCCCGCTGTGA
- the purU gene encoding formyltetrahydrofolate deformylase: protein MHSLQRKVLRTICPDQKGLIARITNICYKHELNIVQNNEFVDHRTGRFFMRTELEGIFNDAILLADLDSALPEGSIRELNPAGRRRVVILVTKEAHCLGDLLMKANYGGLDVDIAAVIGNHDTLRPLVERFGIPFELVSHEGLSREEHDKQMGDAIAAHEPDYVVLAKYMRVLTPEFVARFPNKIINIHHSFLPAFIGARPYHQAYERGVKIIGATAHYVNDNLDEGPIIMQDVIHVDHTYTAEDMMRAGRDVEKNVLSRALYQVLAQRVFVYGNRTIIL from the coding sequence ATGCATTCATTACAACGTAAAGTACTACGCACTATTTGCCCTGATCAGAAAGGCCTCATCGCGCGTATCACCAATATCTGCTACAAGCACGAACTTAACATTGTGCAGAACAACGAATTTGTTGACCACCGTACCGGTCGTTTCTTTATGCGCACCGAACTGGAAGGCATCTTCAACGACGCTATTCTGCTGGCCGATCTGGACAGCGCCCTGCCGGAAGGCTCGATTCGTGAACTCAATCCGGCAGGCCGCCGCCGGGTAGTGATTCTGGTGACGAAAGAGGCGCACTGCCTCGGCGATCTGCTGATGAAAGCCAACTACGGCGGGCTGGATGTCGACATTGCCGCGGTTATTGGCAACCATGACACCCTGCGCCCGCTGGTGGAACGTTTTGGCATCCCGTTTGAACTGGTCAGCCATGAAGGGCTGAGCCGCGAAGAGCACGACAAGCAGATGGGCGACGCGATTGCCGCCCACGAACCGGATTACGTGGTGCTGGCCAAGTATATGCGCGTTCTTACGCCGGAATTTGTCGCTCGTTTCCCGAACAAGATCATTAATATTCACCACTCGTTCCTGCCGGCGTTTATCGGCGCGCGTCCGTATCATCAGGCCTATGAGCGCGGTGTGAAGATCATCGGCGCCACCGCCCACTACGTGAATGATAACCTGGACGAAGGTCCCATCATTATGCAGGACGTCATTCACGTCGATCATACTTATACCGCAGAAGATATGATGCGTGCCGGGCGCGATGTCGAAAAAAACGTATTGAGCCGGGCGCTGTATCAGGTCCTGGCGCAGCGTGTCTTCGTCTACGGTAACCGGACGATTATTCTTTAA
- a CDS encoding YchJ family protein: MSQLCPCGSALEYSSCCQRYLSGAELAPGPSQLMRSRYSAFVMKDADYLIKTWHPSCQAQQFRAELEKGFAHTEWLGLTLFASDDGRAANEGFVSFIARFNDNNRPGAIIERSRFLKENGQWYYIDGTRPLIGRNDPCPCGSGKKFKKCCGQ, from the coding sequence TTGTCGCAATTATGCCCCTGTGGCAGCGCACTGGAGTATAGCTCATGTTGCCAGCGATATCTGTCCGGCGCTGAGCTTGCGCCAGGCCCGTCACAGCTTATGCGCTCCCGTTACAGCGCGTTCGTCATGAAAGATGCCGACTATCTGATCAAAACCTGGCATCCGTCCTGTCAGGCGCAGCAGTTTCGCGCCGAACTGGAGAAAGGCTTTGCCCACACCGAATGGCTGGGCTTAACCCTGTTCGCCAGCGATGATGGACGAGCCGCCAATGAAGGCTTTGTCAGCTTTATCGCCCGCTTTAATGACAATAACCGCCCGGGCGCCATTATTGAACGTTCCAGATTCTTAAAAGAAAATGGACAGTGGTACTATATCGACGGGACACGGCCGCTGATTGGCCGTAACGACCCCTGCCCTTGCGGTTCAGGTAAAAAATTTAAAAAATGCTGCGGCCAGTAA
- the rssA gene encoding patatin-like phospholipase RssA, with amino-acid sequence MRKLKIGLALGAGAARGWSHIGVINALQQAGIEIDIVAGCSIVSLVGAAYACNRLPALESWVCSFSNWDVLKLMDLSWRRGGLLRGEKVFNHYRRIMPVTDIEHCERRFAAVATNLSTGRELWFTEGDLHLAIRASCSMPGLMSPVRHNGYWLVDGAVVNPVPVSLTRAMGADIVIAVDLQHDAHLMQQDLFSLETPRREAEAKEGPWHTRLRARLTQMSSRRTAVTPTAMEIMTTSIQVLENRLKRNRMAGDPPDILLQPYCPQVSTLDFHRAGEAITAGQLAVEKKMDELLPLVRTAI; translated from the coding sequence ATGAGAAAGCTTAAAATTGGTCTGGCGTTAGGTGCGGGCGCCGCCCGCGGATGGTCGCATATTGGCGTCATCAACGCCCTCCAGCAGGCCGGCATTGAGATTGATATCGTGGCCGGTTGCTCTATCGTTTCGCTGGTAGGGGCGGCGTATGCCTGTAACCGACTCCCGGCCCTTGAGTCCTGGGTCTGCTCTTTCAGTAACTGGGACGTTCTGAAACTGATGGACCTCTCCTGGCGCCGCGGTGGACTACTGCGGGGTGAAAAGGTGTTCAATCATTATCGCCGCATCATGCCCGTGACCGATATCGAACACTGCGAACGGCGATTTGCCGCCGTCGCGACAAATTTAAGCACTGGCCGGGAGCTGTGGTTTACCGAAGGCGATCTGCACTTAGCGATTCGAGCCTCCTGCAGTATGCCGGGGTTAATGTCGCCGGTCAGGCATAACGGTTACTGGCTGGTTGATGGCGCGGTGGTCAATCCGGTTCCCGTATCGCTTACGCGGGCAATGGGGGCGGATATCGTGATTGCCGTGGATTTGCAACATGATGCCCACCTTATGCAGCAGGATTTATTCTCCCTCGAAACGCCGCGGCGGGAAGCCGAAGCGAAGGAGGGGCCATGGCATACTCGTCTGCGCGCACGCTTGACGCAAATGAGTTCCCGCCGTACGGCCGTGACGCCGACGGCGATGGAGATCATGACCACCTCTATCCAGGTCCTGGAGAACCGTCTTAAACGCAATCGTATGGCGGGTGACCCGCCGGATATCCTGTTGCAACCGTACTGTCCGCAAGTCTCGACGCTTGATTTCCATCGCGCCGGCGAGGCGATTACCGCAGGGCAGTTGGCGGTAGAAAAGAAAATGGATGAATTATTACCCTTAGTGCGTACCGCGATTTAA